The ANME-2 cluster archaeon DNA window CGATAATTCCTGCCAGCGATTCCCTGCCCCGCAGCAGTTGAACGGTCATGTTTCCTTCATCCAGCGATACCTTCCGGACATCAGGCATGCGCTTTATAGATTCCACAGGTTCAGGTAGTATCTCAGGTGCCAGTACATGGATCATATCACTTTCACCCACCAGTTCCAGCAGTCCTTTTAGTGTATCCAGGGCTATTAGCTTTCCCTTGTCCATTATGGCTATGCGGTGGCACAATTTCTCTGCATCCTCCATCTGGTGTGTGGTTAAAAGCACGGTCATACCCTGGCGGTTAAGATCCTGGATGGTATCATATATTTTCCTGCGGCTCTGGGGGTCAACACCTGTTGTGGGTTCGTCCAGGTATAATATTCTGGGTTCGTGCAGCAGTGCAGCAGCGATATTGATCCTGCGCTTCATACCTCCTGAATAACCTTCCAGCAGGTCGTCGGCCCGCTCGGTCAGACCGACCATATCCAGTAGTGCTTCTACACGCGATTTCAGTGTCCTGCCTGACAGCCCGTATATCTTTCCATAAAAAGCCAGGTTCTCCCTTGCTGTCAGTGTGTGATACAGGCTGATTTCCTGGGGCACCACGCCTATGATCTTCTTTATATTGTTAGAATTCTTCCGTATATCAGATCCGTCGATTACCACACTTCCCAGGGTGGGCTCCAGCAGACAGCACAGAATTGAGATGATAGTGGACTTGCCTGCACCGTTGGGGCCAAGCAACCCGAATATCTCACCCCTGTTAATCTCAAAGGAAACCCCATCTACTGCAGTGTGGCCGTTATACCTCTTGACCAGGTTCTCCACAGTGATAATTACATCACTATTCACTGCCACTGCTACTGCCACCTTCCCGCCGTTTCATGTAAATGAATATCAATGCAGCTATTACTATCAAGCCAGCACCCAGCAGCAGTGGATTTCCAAATATACCCTTCCCTTC harbors:
- a CDS encoding ABC transporter ATP-binding protein encodes the protein MITVENLVKRYNGHTAVDGVSFEINRGEIFGLLGPNGAGKSTIISILCCLLEPTLGSVVIDGSDIRKNSNNIKKIIGVVPQEISLYHTLTARENLAFYGKIYGLSGRTLKSRVEALLDMVGLTERADDLLEGYSGGMKRRINIAAALLHEPRILYLDEPTTGVDPQSRRKIYDTIQDLNRQGMTVLLTTHQMEDAEKLCHRIAIMDKGKLIALDTLKGLLELVGESDMIHVLAPEILPEPVESIKRMPDVRKVSLDEGNMTVQLLRGRESLAGIIDILISSKTQVESIYIKEPDLETLFLHLTGTKLRG